In the genome of Gemmatimonadaceae bacterium, one region contains:
- a CDS encoding VanZ family protein produces the protein MDVALTPHRTTGVILAALGFAFIAIMTLTPQPGPPAFAPSLCVLCGEMAVQDIILNVILFVPFGMGMRLAGVRRHRVIAIAFCLTVVIELLQMHIIAGRDSSLGDVITNTLGGVLGVALADSWRTWLLPTAQQARRQLWGGVFIWISILCATVWALHRSLPGTTLWGQWDPAVLHLDRFSGTIVKSDAAGYAFPPGALGSDPLFRRRLVSDSVLVHAVVVPGAPTERIAPILSVYDPYRTQVFLLGQHHRSLVFSIRMNAARAMVRDPIIGLEDVFPKAAANDTLRVAGGILDNALVIRARDGARGAVREHRVALGPALGWSFLLPWPYAFGGETSALSALWLGGLVLPLAYWGSRSRRRTEAGAALGIALVGGLVIAPLVMHGAFVGWVEWAGVIVGGALGLALAAAPWRAPAGARRTPEASGGARVSLESWPGDA, from the coding sequence TTGGATGTTGCATTGACACCACATCGCACAACCGGAGTGATACTCGCAGCGCTCGGGTTCGCGTTCATCGCGATCATGACGCTCACGCCGCAGCCTGGACCGCCAGCGTTCGCGCCGAGCCTCTGCGTTCTCTGCGGCGAGATGGCTGTGCAAGATATAATCCTCAACGTCATTCTGTTCGTGCCCTTTGGTATGGGCATGCGGTTGGCCGGCGTACGGCGGCATCGCGTCATCGCGATAGCATTCTGCCTTACGGTGGTGATCGAGCTCCTCCAGATGCACATCATCGCCGGCCGCGATTCGAGTCTCGGCGATGTGATCACGAACACACTCGGTGGCGTACTCGGCGTTGCGCTGGCAGACTCGTGGAGAACGTGGTTGCTGCCGACTGCGCAGCAGGCCCGCCGGCAATTGTGGGGCGGCGTGTTTATATGGATTTCCATACTGTGTGCGACAGTCTGGGCATTGCATCGCTCGCTTCCCGGGACGACGCTATGGGGCCAATGGGACCCGGCAGTGCTTCACTTGGACCGGTTCTCTGGAACGATCGTTAAGTCGGATGCGGCCGGGTACGCTTTTCCTCCCGGCGCGCTTGGCAGCGATCCGCTCTTCCGCCGGCGGTTGGTGTCCGACAGCGTGCTGGTGCACGCTGTCGTGGTGCCGGGCGCGCCGACGGAACGCATCGCACCGATTCTCTCGGTGTACGATCCGTATCGAACGCAAGTGTTCTTGCTCGGCCAGCATCACCGCTCGCTGGTTTTTTCGATCCGGATGAATGCGGCTCGTGCGATGGTTCGCGATCCGATCATTGGTCTCGAAGATGTGTTCCCGAAGGCCGCCGCCAACGACACGCTGCGCGTGGCGGGTGGCATCCTGGACAACGCACTCGTGATCCGTGCGCGAGATGGTGCGCGCGGTGCGGTGCGCGAGCACCGGGTCGCGCTCGGGCCGGCGCTCGGGTGGAGTTTCCTTCTGCCGTGGCCGTACGCGTTCGGCGGCGAGACATCGGCCTTGTCGGCGCTGTGGCTCGGCGGTTTGGTTTTGCCACTCGCCTATTGGGGGAGCCGATCGCGTCGCCGGACCGAAGCGGGCGCTGCGTTGGGCATCGCTCTCGTGGGCGGGCTGGTGATCGCTCCGTTGGTCATGCATGGCGCGTTCGTGGGATGGGTGGAATGGGCCGGGGTCATCGTCGGTGGCGCACTGGGTCTGGCGTTGGCCGCCGCGCCGTGGCGCGCGCCCGCCGGTGCGCGACGCACGCCCGAGGCCTCGGGCGGCGCGCGCGTGTCGCTCGAGTCGTGGCCGGGCGATGCCTAA
- a CDS encoding bifunctional homocysteine S-methyltransferase/methylenetetrahydrofolate reductase, which translates to MSPRRDARELLEPERIVMFDGAMGTMLYSRGVFINQCYDELNARAPDLVRDVHRAYVKAGAEVLETNSFGANRIKLAPHGLEGQVRDLNCRAARLAREAAGDHVLVAGAVGPLGIRIEPFGPTSHDEARAMFREQLEALREGGADLFILETFADLDEIEPAIRAARDVDASAPLIAQMTIGQDGLTPFGATPEDVARALDGWGADIIGLNCSVGPQAILEAIERMAAVSSRKLSAQPNAGMPRDVGGRTMYMASPEYVANYGRHLIQAGAKVLGGCCGTTPDHIKALVEGIRPLVPRQQWRASVRYQLPHTDDAAAVRADEPRQDGAQPAIPFAQRSRWAAKIAAGEFVSSVEIVPPRGVDASRMLEGVRALRARGVDAVNVPDGPRAQSRMGALMTSLLIEQQIGIETVTHYCCRDRNLLGMLSDLLGASAMGLRNLLIITGDPPKMGPYPDATAVFDIDSIGLTNLVSRLNRGLDPGGHAIGAPTQFAIGVGVNPAAIDPAYELRRFEWKVDAGAEFAITQPVFDVDQLHRFLASIDHVRIPVIAGIWPLVSARNAEFLANEVPGVVVPDTVIQRMRRASEQSKEHGLAEGIALAREMLEQVRGTVQGVQVSAPFGKVELALEVFDSATR; encoded by the coding sequence GTGAGTCCGCGGCGCGACGCGCGCGAGCTGCTCGAGCCGGAGCGCATCGTGATGTTCGACGGCGCGATGGGCACGATGCTGTACTCCCGCGGCGTGTTCATCAATCAATGCTACGATGAGCTGAACGCGCGCGCGCCCGATCTCGTGCGCGACGTGCATCGCGCGTACGTGAAGGCGGGCGCCGAGGTGTTGGAGACGAACAGCTTCGGCGCGAACCGCATCAAGCTGGCGCCGCACGGTCTCGAGGGGCAGGTGCGGGACCTGAACTGTCGCGCCGCGCGGCTGGCCCGCGAGGCGGCGGGCGACCACGTGCTCGTGGCCGGCGCGGTCGGCCCGTTAGGCATTCGCATCGAACCGTTCGGCCCGACGAGCCACGACGAAGCGCGCGCGATGTTCCGCGAGCAGCTGGAGGCGCTGCGCGAGGGCGGCGCCGACCTCTTCATCCTCGAGACCTTCGCCGATCTCGATGAGATCGAGCCAGCCATCCGCGCGGCACGCGACGTCGACGCATCGGCGCCGCTCATCGCGCAGATGACGATCGGCCAGGATGGTCTCACGCCGTTCGGCGCCACACCCGAAGACGTCGCGCGCGCGCTCGACGGCTGGGGCGCGGACATCATCGGACTCAACTGCTCAGTTGGGCCGCAGGCGATACTCGAGGCCATCGAACGGATGGCCGCCGTGTCGTCGCGCAAGCTCAGCGCGCAACCGAACGCCGGGATGCCCCGCGATGTGGGCGGCCGCACGATGTACATGGCGAGCCCGGAATACGTCGCCAACTACGGACGCCACCTCATTCAGGCCGGCGCCAAGGTACTGGGCGGGTGCTGCGGAACGACGCCGGATCACATCAAGGCGCTCGTCGAAGGCATCCGTCCGCTCGTGCCCCGGCAGCAATGGCGCGCATCGGTGCGCTATCAATTGCCGCACACCGATGATGCGGCCGCCGTGCGCGCCGATGAACCGCGACAGGACGGCGCACAGCCGGCGATCCCGTTCGCCCAACGATCGCGTTGGGCGGCCAAGATCGCGGCGGGAGAATTCGTCTCATCGGTCGAGATCGTGCCGCCGCGCGGCGTGGACGCGAGCCGGATGCTCGAGGGCGTGCGCGCGCTCCGCGCGCGCGGCGTGGACGCGGTGAACGTGCCCGATGGACCGCGGGCGCAGAGCCGCATGGGCGCGCTCATGACGAGCCTGCTCATCGAGCAGCAGATCGGGATCGAGACGGTCACCCACTACTGCTGCCGCGACCGCAACCTGCTCGGCATGCTGAGCGATTTGTTAGGCGCGTCGGCCATGGGGCTGCGAAATCTGCTGATCATCACCGGCGATCCGCCCAAGATGGGCCCCTACCCCGACGCCACCGCGGTCTTCGACATCGATTCGATCGGTCTTACGAATCTGGTGAGCCGCCTCAATCGGGGCCTCGATCCCGGTGGCCACGCGATTGGCGCGCCGACACAGTTCGCCATCGGCGTCGGAGTGAATCCGGCCGCCATCGACCCCGCGTACGAGCTGCGCCGCTTCGAGTGGAAGGTGGATGCGGGTGCGGAGTTCGCGATCACTCAGCCGGTGTTCGACGTGGATCAACTCCACCGCTTTCTCGCGTCGATCGATCACGTGCGCATTCCCGTGATCGCCGGAATCTGGCCGCTCGTCTCGGCGCGAAACGCGGAGTTTCTCGCCAACGAAGTGCCTGGCGTAGTCGTGCCTGATACGGTGATTCAGCGGATGCGTCGCGCGAGCGAACAATCCAAGGAGCATGGGCTGGCCGAAGGGATTGCACTCGCACGCGAAATGCTCGAGCAGGTGCGCGGCACCGTGCAGGGCGTACAGGTCTCGGCGCCGTTCGGCAAAGTGGAGCTGGCTCTCGAGGTCTTCGACTCCGCCACGCGTTAG
- a CDS encoding YggT family protein, producing the protein MHQASLGGGHAVLLDSDARLIVRCVIRFLDAFDLILSALRPALFAVAAVLFVVFAFDWLVRTRRINPFGPVARFFRRVVDPALAPVERRVVRAGGMPASAPWWALVVVVIAGILLILTLQFVREMIVEAAVSANRGSRGIYDLVVSLTFGILKLALIVRIIASWLQINPYKAWIRWSVSLTEWLLRPLRSVIPPFGMFDVSPLVAYFVLVLLESFMHSIGVA; encoded by the coding sequence GTGCATCAGGCGTCGCTGGGCGGCGGCCACGCGGTCTTGCTCGACAGTGACGCGCGACTCATTGTTCGCTGCGTGATCCGCTTTCTCGACGCGTTCGATCTCATTCTCAGTGCACTGCGTCCGGCGCTCTTCGCGGTCGCGGCGGTGTTGTTCGTGGTCTTTGCATTCGACTGGCTGGTTCGCACGCGCCGCATCAATCCATTCGGACCGGTTGCCCGCTTTTTTCGGCGGGTCGTAGACCCGGCGCTGGCGCCCGTCGAACGTCGCGTCGTTCGCGCCGGAGGCATGCCGGCGAGCGCACCCTGGTGGGCGCTCGTCGTCGTAGTCATCGCCGGCATCCTGCTGATTCTCACGCTGCAATTCGTGCGCGAGATGATCGTGGAAGCGGCCGTGTCCGCGAATCGCGGATCGCGCGGCATTTACGATCTGGTAGTGAGTTTGACGTTCGGCATCCTCAAGCTGGCGCTGATCGTTCGGATCATCGCGTCATGGCTGCAAATCAACCCATACAAGGCGTGGATCCGGTGGTCCGTTTCGCTGACGGAGTGGTTGTTGCGTCCGTTGCGATCGGTCATTCCGCCATTTGGCATGTTCGACGTGTCACCGCTGGTGGCGTATTTCGTGCTCGTGCTCCTGGAGAGTTTCATGCACTCGATTGGCGTCGCTTGA
- a CDS encoding CbiX/SirB N-terminal domain-containing protein: MKAILLVDHGSVKDAANRMIDCVGHLVQAIAGDGVIVRVSHMELAEPTIAQGFAQCVEAGATEVVVFPYMLSPGKHSTRDIPRMAREAAAPFPHVGVSVTPAFGVHDKLAEVVLERAGVEPRGRRVPAPCTCVRPQGTPERWCGDACREAATNVTVER; encoded by the coding sequence ATGAAAGCCATCTTGCTCGTGGATCACGGCTCGGTCAAAGATGCCGCCAATCGCATGATCGACTGCGTTGGGCATCTGGTGCAGGCGATCGCCGGGGACGGCGTGATCGTGCGCGTATCGCACATGGAATTGGCGGAACCGACCATCGCGCAGGGGTTCGCCCAGTGCGTCGAGGCGGGCGCGACGGAGGTCGTGGTGTTTCCGTACATGCTGTCGCCGGGGAAGCACTCGACGCGCGATATTCCGCGCATGGCGCGCGAGGCCGCAGCGCCGTTTCCGCACGTCGGTGTGTCGGTGACGCCGGCGTTCGGCGTGCACGACAAACTGGCGGAGGTGGTGCTTGAGCGCGCAGGCGTCGAACCGCGGGGACGTCGAGTGCCTGCGCCGTGCACGTGCGTGCGCCCACAGGGGACTCCGGAGCGCTGGTGCGGCGATGCCTGCCGCGAAGCGGCGACGAACGTAACGGTCGAGCGCTAG
- a CDS encoding XrtA system polysaccharide deacetylase has protein sequence MSTVSAAVEHIFTVDVEEYFHVGAFESIVSRKDWSSYPSRIDSSIDLLLDLLARHGATGTFFTLGWVADHNPRLVRRIAQAGHEIASHGYWHRRVDSLAPEEFRQDVRASKAVLEDVCGTTVWGFRAPNFSIRPGCEWAFDVLLEEGFRYDSSLFPIRRPGYGYRAAPVVPHKVHRASGTLCELPLATTTWRGARIPAAGGAYLRHLPFSVIRRCFREHTYTGVPATFYLHPWELDPDQPRLPVGWITKARHYGGLARTRPRMEQLLAEFRFTTAARCLKLPTPAIRPLNARVSNLAD, from the coding sequence ATGAGCACTGTGTCCGCTGCCGTGGAACATATCTTTACAGTAGACGTCGAGGAGTATTTTCACGTCGGTGCCTTTGAGAGCATTGTCTCGCGAAAAGACTGGAGCAGCTACCCGAGTCGCATCGATTCGAGTATCGACCTGCTGCTCGATCTGCTCGCGCGACATGGCGCAACCGGCACGTTCTTCACGCTCGGATGGGTCGCCGATCACAATCCACGGCTGGTGCGTCGCATTGCGCAAGCCGGGCACGAGATCGCGTCGCATGGATACTGGCATCGCCGCGTCGACTCGTTGGCGCCCGAAGAATTTCGGCAAGATGTGCGTGCATCCAAAGCGGTGCTCGAAGATGTGTGTGGTACCACCGTCTGGGGATTCCGTGCGCCCAACTTTTCGATTCGCCCCGGTTGCGAGTGGGCGTTCGACGTCTTACTCGAAGAGGGATTCCGCTACGATTCGAGTTTGTTTCCCATTCGCCGTCCAGGATACGGCTATCGTGCGGCGCCGGTCGTGCCGCACAAGGTGCATCGCGCGTCGGGAACATTGTGCGAGCTGCCGCTGGCCACGACGACGTGGCGCGGCGCGCGCATTCCGGCTGCCGGCGGCGCGTATCTTCGGCATCTCCCGTTCAGCGTCATTCGCCGCTGTTTCCGTGAGCACACGTACACCGGCGTTCCGGCCACGTTCTACCTGCATCCCTGGGAGCTCGATCCTGACCAGCCGCGTCTCCCCGTTGGATGGATTACCAAAGCGCGTCACTACGGTGGACTCGCGCGCACGCGTCCGCGCATGGAGCAGCTGCTCGCCGAATTTCGCTTCACGACGGCGGCGCGATGCCTGAAGCTGCCGACTCCCGCGATACGGCCGTTGAACGCCAGGGTCTCGAATCTGGCCGACTGA
- the metH gene encoding methionine synthase: MSADTVSRATAQRSDSPYLRELAQRVLVFDGAMGTNLQRQALTADDFGGARTEGCNDYLVLTRPDVVRGIHESFLAVGCDVVETCTFQSTPRRLKEWGLGDKVHALNVRAAELAREACDAAGNGRRRFVAGSIGPTGMLPSSDDPTLSAVTFAELLDDYYQQAKALVEGGVDLLLVETAQDILEVKAALAGFERLFAETGRRVPVQAQVTLDTSGRMLLGTDIASAMTTLESLGVDVLGLNCSTGPEHMREPIRWLSEHARRPVSCIPNAGLPLNTGTGDAVYPLEPEAMATALGEFVRDFGVRVVGGCCGTTPAHLDAVVRAVRALERGGPRRAAPHVPRVSSAMRALTLHQDPPPLLIGERVNAQGSRKVKQLLLADDYEGIVGVARQQADSGAHVLDVCVALTERADEAQQMARVVKLLSMSVETPLMIDSTEADVVARALEHVPGRAIVNSINMENGRARIDAVLPLVKQHGAAVVALTIDEAGMAKTRERKLEIARRIHDIAVHEFGLASEDLIFDDLTFTLATGEAEWVDSAAETIEGIRLIKRELPGVLTSLGVSNVSFGLAPAARAVLNSVFLHHCVQAGLDMAIVNPAHIRPYAELSSEERELADDLVFNRRPDALQRFIEFSASADQKSPGTGEASAESDLAALTPDGRIHWQILHRKKDGIEDALDAAGVREQPIRVLNEVLLPAMKEVGDKFGAGELILPFVLQSAEVMKRAVRHLEQFLERAEGYTKGKVVLATVYGDVHDIGKSLVNTILSNNGYTVFDLGKQVPVNTIIDKAVEVGADAIGLSALLVSTSKQMPICVQELDRRGLKVPVLIGGAAINRRFGRRALFVDGERAYAPGVFYCKDAFEGLDSVEALMDPDRREAFVTGNLDDARRDVFLRSGVGKDIAAGTNATTRSEVATDNAVPEAPFFGTRVLHDIPLDEVLALLDLDELFRLQWGGRGSGEAFDATVRDEFRPTLERLSASARAERWLVPRAAYGLFPVQSQGNSLIVYDAAAYGSDGGALREVARFKFPRQDGRERLCLADYFRSVESGDVDVAALQIVTVGDAAQRRFDELQSRNEYTEAYYLHGLAVETAEAVAEWMHRYVRRHLGIAAGQGKRYSWGYPACPDLDDHATVFRLLPAAESLGMTLTPAFQLVPEQSTAAIIVHHPAAKYYAVRGGGERDTGAAA; this comes from the coding sequence ATGAGTGCTGACACCGTATCCCGCGCCACTGCGCAGCGCAGCGACTCGCCGTATCTGCGCGAGCTGGCGCAGCGCGTCCTGGTGTTCGATGGCGCGATGGGCACGAACCTCCAGCGGCAGGCGTTGACGGCCGATGATTTTGGCGGCGCGCGCACGGAGGGGTGCAACGACTATCTGGTGCTGACGCGGCCGGACGTCGTGCGCGGGATTCACGAGTCGTTTCTGGCCGTGGGGTGCGACGTCGTCGAGACCTGCACGTTTCAGAGCACGCCGCGCCGGCTCAAGGAGTGGGGGTTGGGCGACAAGGTGCACGCGCTGAACGTGCGCGCGGCCGAACTGGCGCGCGAGGCGTGCGACGCCGCGGGCAACGGCCGGCGCCGGTTCGTCGCCGGATCGATCGGCCCAACGGGAATGCTCCCGTCGAGCGATGATCCGACGTTGTCGGCGGTGACGTTCGCCGAGCTCCTCGACGACTACTACCAGCAGGCGAAGGCGCTGGTCGAGGGCGGGGTCGACCTCCTGCTGGTCGAGACGGCGCAGGACATTCTCGAAGTGAAGGCCGCGCTGGCCGGATTCGAGCGGCTGTTTGCGGAAACCGGGCGGCGTGTCCCCGTGCAGGCGCAGGTCACGCTCGACACGAGCGGTCGCATGCTGCTGGGCACCGACATCGCGAGCGCGATGACCACCCTCGAGTCGTTAGGCGTCGACGTGCTCGGGCTCAACTGCTCGACGGGCCCCGAGCACATGCGGGAGCCGATCCGGTGGCTGTCCGAACATGCCCGGCGCCCGGTGTCGTGCATCCCGAACGCCGGCCTGCCGCTCAACACCGGCACCGGCGACGCGGTGTATCCGCTCGAGCCGGAGGCGATGGCGACCGCGTTAGGCGAGTTCGTGCGCGACTTCGGCGTCCGCGTGGTGGGCGGGTGTTGCGGCACGACGCCGGCACACCTCGACGCCGTCGTGCGCGCCGTGCGCGCGCTCGAGCGCGGCGGACCGCGGCGCGCGGCGCCGCACGTGCCGCGCGTGTCGTCGGCCATGCGCGCGCTCACCCTGCACCAGGACCCGCCGCCGCTGCTCATCGGCGAGCGCGTGAACGCACAGGGTTCGCGGAAAGTGAAGCAGCTGCTCCTGGCCGATGATTACGAAGGCATCGTCGGCGTCGCGCGGCAACAGGCGGACTCCGGCGCGCACGTGCTGGACGTGTGCGTGGCGCTCACCGAGCGCGCGGACGAAGCGCAGCAGATGGCGCGGGTGGTGAAGCTGCTGTCGATGAGCGTCGAGACGCCGCTCATGATCGACTCCACCGAAGCCGACGTGGTTGCGCGCGCGCTCGAACACGTGCCCGGCCGCGCGATCGTCAACTCCATCAACATGGAGAACGGGCGCGCGCGCATCGATGCGGTGCTGCCGCTGGTGAAGCAGCATGGCGCGGCCGTCGTGGCACTGACGATCGACGAAGCGGGCATGGCGAAGACGCGCGAACGGAAGCTGGAGATCGCGCGGCGGATCCACGACATCGCGGTGCACGAGTTCGGCCTGGCCAGCGAGGATCTGATTTTCGACGATCTCACCTTCACCCTCGCGACGGGCGAAGCGGAATGGGTGGACAGCGCAGCGGAGACGATCGAGGGCATCCGGCTGATCAAGCGCGAGCTGCCCGGCGTGCTGACGTCGTTAGGCGTGAGCAACGTGAGCTTCGGACTGGCGCCGGCCGCGCGCGCCGTGCTCAATTCCGTCTTTCTGCATCACTGCGTGCAGGCCGGACTCGACATGGCGATCGTCAATCCGGCGCACATCCGGCCGTACGCCGAGCTGTCATCCGAAGAGCGCGAGCTGGCGGACGACCTGGTGTTCAACCGGCGTCCCGACGCGTTGCAGCGGTTCATCGAATTCTCGGCGAGCGCCGATCAGAAATCGCCCGGCACCGGCGAGGCGTCCGCCGAATCCGACCTGGCGGCGCTCACGCCCGACGGCCGCATCCACTGGCAGATTCTGCACCGCAAGAAGGACGGCATCGAAGACGCACTCGACGCGGCCGGCGTGCGGGAGCAGCCGATCCGCGTCCTGAACGAGGTCCTGCTGCCGGCGATGAAGGAGGTCGGCGACAAGTTCGGTGCGGGCGAGCTGATTCTGCCGTTCGTGCTGCAGAGCGCCGAGGTGATGAAACGCGCCGTTAGGCATCTGGAGCAGTTCCTCGAGCGCGCCGAGGGCTACACCAAGGGGAAGGTGGTGCTCGCCACGGTCTATGGCGATGTGCACGACATCGGGAAGTCGCTCGTGAACACGATTCTCTCGAACAACGGCTACACGGTGTTCGACCTCGGCAAGCAGGTGCCGGTGAACACGATCATCGACAAGGCCGTCGAGGTGGGTGCCGACGCCATCGGGTTGTCGGCGTTGCTCGTGTCGACGTCGAAGCAGATGCCGATATGCGTCCAGGAGCTGGATCGGCGCGGGCTGAAGGTGCCGGTGCTGATCGGCGGCGCGGCAATCAATCGGCGATTCGGCCGGCGCGCGCTGTTCGTCGACGGAGAACGGGCGTACGCGCCGGGCGTGTTCTACTGCAAGGATGCGTTCGAGGGACTCGATTCCGTGGAAGCGCTCATGGATCCGGATCGGCGCGAGGCGTTTGTCACCGGCAACCTCGATGACGCGCGACGCGACGTGTTTCTGCGCTCGGGGGTCGGCAAGGACATCGCCGCCGGCACCAATGCGACGACGCGCTCGGAGGTCGCGACCGATAACGCGGTTCCCGAAGCGCCGTTCTTCGGCACTCGCGTCCTGCACGACATTCCGCTCGACGAGGTGTTGGCGCTGCTCGACCTCGACGAGCTGTTTCGGTTGCAGTGGGGTGGGCGCGGTTCGGGCGAGGCGTTCGACGCAACGGTGCGCGACGAATTCCGTCCGACGCTGGAGCGGCTCTCGGCGAGCGCACGCGCCGAACGGTGGCTCGTCCCGCGAGCGGCGTACGGACTTTTTCCGGTGCAGTCGCAGGGCAACTCGCTCATCGTGTACGACGCTGCTGCCTACGGGAGCGATGGCGGCGCTCTGCGCGAGGTGGCGCGGTTCAAGTTCCCGCGGCAGGATGGTCGGGAGCGGCTGTGTCTCGCCGACTATTTCCGCTCGGTGGAATCGGGCGACGTGGATGTCGCCGCGCTGCAGATCGTGACGGTCGGCGACGCGGCCCAACGCCGCTTCGACGAGTTGCAGTCGCGGAACGAATACACGGAAGCGTACTATCTGCACGGTCTTGCGGTCGAGACAGCCGAAGCGGTGGCCGAGTGGATGCATCGGTACGTGCGGCGTCATCTCGGCATCGCGGCCGGCCAGGGGAAGCGGTACTCCTGGGGCTATCCGGCGTGTCCGGACCTGGACGACCACGCGACGGTATTCCGTCTGCTGCCGGCGGCCGAGTCGTTAGGCATGACGTTGACCCCGGCGTTCCAACTGGTGCCCGAGCAGTCGACGGCGGCGATCATCGTCCACCATCCGGCGGCGAAGTACTACGCCGTGCGCGGCGGTGGCGAACGCGACACCGGAGCCGCGGCGTGA
- a CDS encoding sulfotransferase, which translates to MNPAPLFIVGVGRSGSSVFHRLMCRHPRAAWLSRVLEQWPNARPVNRALMHALAVPVVGGRLAHLIDPGECYDYWEQLAPGFTSPCRDLLASDVQNDARANVRGALSRVPTKRRPQLVAKVTGWPRVGYLREIFPNAKFIHVMRDGRPVAASFLKVPWWRGWRGPSGWLFGDLTSEQTAEWQRYDRSFVALAGIQWKLLMDAMESAKQSVPASCMVEIRYEDLCRDPVEHFRRVAEFAELPWVRSFERMIRSEPLHSENEKWRRDFTADQQAILDAVLHNHLVRYRYEPRLSDEPVEAGVTHKGGQDRTRRARPDSSRVGD; encoded by the coding sequence GTGAATCCGGCCCCGCTCTTCATCGTTGGCGTTGGGCGTAGCGGATCGAGCGTTTTTCACCGCTTGATGTGCCGGCACCCGCGTGCGGCGTGGTTGTCGCGCGTGCTGGAGCAATGGCCTAACGCGAGACCGGTGAACCGCGCGCTCATGCACGCGCTCGCCGTGCCTGTGGTCGGGGGACGCCTGGCGCATTTGATCGACCCGGGCGAGTGCTACGACTACTGGGAGCAGTTGGCGCCGGGCTTCACGTCGCCGTGTCGCGATCTGCTGGCGAGCGACGTTCAGAACGATGCGCGGGCAAACGTGCGCGGCGCGCTGAGTCGTGTGCCCACGAAGAGGCGCCCGCAGCTCGTGGCCAAGGTGACGGGCTGGCCGCGGGTGGGATATCTCCGCGAGATTTTTCCAAACGCCAAGTTCATCCACGTGATGCGCGATGGTCGTCCGGTCGCTGCATCGTTTCTCAAGGTGCCGTGGTGGCGCGGCTGGCGCGGACCATCGGGGTGGTTGTTCGGCGACCTCACATCGGAGCAAACGGCTGAATGGCAGCGATATGATCGCTCGTTCGTCGCGTTAGCCGGCATCCAATGGAAGCTCCTGATGGACGCGATGGAGAGCGCGAAGCAGTCCGTGCCGGCATCGTGCATGGTGGAGATCAGATACGAGGATTTGTGCCGCGACCCCGTCGAGCACTTTCGGCGCGTGGCGGAGTTCGCGGAGCTGCCGTGGGTGCGATCATTCGAGCGGATGATTCGCAGCGAGCCGCTGCACAGCGAGAACGAGAAGTGGCGGAGAGACTTTACTGCCGATCAGCAGGCAATCCTCGATGCCGTGCTGCACAATCATCTCGTGCGATACCGATACGAGCCGCGCTTGAGTGATGAGCCGGTGGAGGCAGGTGTGACACATAAGGGGGGACAAGATCGGACGAGACGGGCAAGGCCGGACAGCAGCCGGGTGGGAGACTGA